One window of Mesorhizobium sp. WSM4904 genomic DNA carries:
- a CDS encoding DUF4185 domain-containing protein: protein MPLRVLGTEMLNQVTGNNSRNDTAARWGVYGTDLGHMFWHRDRLYMVFGDTFGAGGFGGSNWRSNVMARIADPDPRHGFPFESMVTGPDGAAKELIRSRKIDGDEKTVIPTQGISLGGRIYLHYMSVRHWGLTGGNWTVGHSGLAYSDDDGQTWAKPAGATWREDCGFEQVAFVMADGFLYSFGIPEGRFGGVRLRRVARERILTPDAYEYWDGTKWGADAKSAALVVPAPVGELSVAWSEPHHRWLMMYLDENRRAVVLRTAPALTGPWSDAQAVVTADQYPGLYAPYIVPGTEIDGDLYYTMSQWGPYNVFLMHTRLEPAAPAVVSADDPVAPLGAAVTPVSSK, encoded by the coding sequence ATGCCTTTGCGCGTGCTCGGCACCGAGATGCTGAATCAGGTCACCGGCAACAATTCCCGGAACGACACGGCTGCGCGCTGGGGCGTCTACGGGACCGACCTTGGTCACATGTTCTGGCACCGCGACCGGCTGTACATGGTCTTTGGCGATACTTTCGGGGCAGGTGGCTTTGGCGGCAGCAATTGGCGCAGCAACGTCATGGCCCGCATCGCCGATCCGGATCCGCGCCACGGCTTTCCGTTCGAATCCATGGTCACCGGCCCGGACGGCGCGGCCAAAGAGCTGATCCGCTCGCGCAAGATCGACGGTGATGAGAAGACCGTCATCCCGACCCAGGGCATCTCCCTGGGAGGGCGCATCTATCTCCACTATATGTCGGTCAGGCATTGGGGCTTAACGGGCGGCAACTGGACGGTCGGCCATTCGGGCCTCGCCTATTCCGATGACGACGGACAGACATGGGCGAAGCCGGCCGGGGCGACATGGCGCGAGGACTGCGGTTTCGAACAGGTTGCCTTCGTCATGGCGGACGGCTTTCTCTACAGCTTCGGCATACCTGAAGGGCGCTTCGGCGGGGTGCGGCTGCGCCGGGTCGCGCGTGAGCGCATCCTGACGCCCGATGCCTATGAGTACTGGGATGGCACGAAGTGGGGTGCCGATGCCAAATCCGCGGCCCTGGTCGTGCCCGCGCCGGTGGGTGAGCTCTCCGTGGCGTGGAGCGAGCCCCATCACCGTTGGCTGATGATGTATCTCGATGAAAACCGGCGAGCGGTGGTGCTGCGCACCGCCCCCGCGCTGACTGGCCCCTGGAGCGACGCCCAGGCGGTGGTGACCGCGGATCAATATCCGGGTCTCTACGCGCCCTACATCGTGCCGGGGACCGAGATCGATGGCGATCTCTACTACACGATGTCCCAGTGGGGCCCTTATAACGTCTTCCTGATGCATACGAGGCTCGAGCCGGCCGCCCCGGCGGTCGTCTCCGCCGACGATCCGGTCGCGCCGCTTGGCGCCGCGGTGACACCGGTCAGCTCGAAATGA